One Halomonas sp. M4R1S46 genomic window carries:
- a CDS encoding DUF1853 family protein, protein MPPDGLHDIIDRWQHPLVRDLAWLLQAPDLLSLERHRRPDPAQLGLGGDDAQADYLGHLEARPERLEHFIGDTLKGRMGHYHERLWQCLLDTAPGTRLLAHNLPVIHERRTLGELDLVYAEAQDPIPVHLEVAIKYYLGLPEGPGDDADQARWIGPGGLDSLAIKRAHLERHQLPLAHSPAARQALAERLGGPVPRLRQRLAMPGVLFYPFHAPLPAPRDATPDHHRGEWLYWRDWPRLHEALPAGTRGAWLCKPHWLALPRSERLASLPVLEHCLRLHFAGVGAPVQLGLRLPGKGAPAEWCRIFVVDDGWPHQMPLPPAAQSAP, encoded by the coding sequence ATGCCGCCTGACGGGCTTCACGACATCATCGACCGCTGGCAACACCCGCTGGTACGCGACCTGGCCTGGCTGCTGCAGGCCCCGGACCTGCTCAGCCTGGAGCGGCACCGTCGCCCCGACCCGGCGCAACTGGGCCTGGGCGGCGACGACGCCCAGGCCGACTACCTGGGTCACCTGGAGGCCCGGCCCGAGCGACTCGAACACTTCATCGGCGACACCCTGAAGGGCCGCATGGGCCATTATCACGAGCGGTTGTGGCAATGCCTGCTCGACACGGCACCCGGCACCCGCCTGTTGGCCCATAACCTGCCGGTGATCCACGAGCGCCGCACCCTGGGAGAGCTCGACCTGGTCTATGCCGAGGCACAGGACCCCATCCCGGTGCACCTGGAGGTGGCCATCAAGTACTACCTGGGCCTCCCCGAGGGGCCCGGCGACGATGCCGACCAGGCCCGCTGGATCGGCCCCGGCGGCCTGGACAGCCTGGCCATCAAGCGCGCCCACCTGGAGCGCCACCAGTTGCCGCTGGCCCACTCCCCGGCGGCCCGCCAGGCGCTGGCCGAGCGGCTGGGCGGGCCGGTCCCGCGCCTCCGGCAGCGCCTGGCGATGCCCGGGGTGCTGTTCTATCCCTTCCATGCCCCGCTACCCGCGCCCCGGGATGCCACCCCCGACCACCATCGCGGGGAATGGCTGTACTGGCGAGACTGGCCGCGGCTCCACGAGGCGCTCCCCGCGGGCACACGCGGGGCCTGGCTGTGCAAGCCGCACTGGCTCGCCCTACCGCGCTCGGAGCGGCTGGCCTCGCTGCCGGTGCTGGAGCACTGCCTGCGGCTGCACTTCGCCGGCGTCGGAGCGCCGGTGCAGCTCGGCCTGCGCCTGCCCGGGAAGGGCGCGCCGGCGGAGTGGTGCCGGATCTTCGTGGTCGACGACGGCTGGCCCCACCAGATGCCCCTGCCCCCGGCGGCCCAAAGCGCCCCTTGA
- the cysS gene encoding cysteine--tRNA ligase produces the protein MQIYNTLTRRKETFTPIDPGKVRMYVCGMTVYDYCHLGHARVMVAFDVITRYLRARGYDVTYVRNITDIDDKILKRADENGETIEALTDRMIDAMHEDEGRLGVLRPDSEPRATRHLDEIVGMIQALIDKGYAYAADNGDVYYRVRRFEGYGKLNNRDPDEMRAGARVDVDEHKEDPLDFVLWKAAKPGEANWLSPWGAGRPGWHIECSAMSTCCLGETFDIHGGGPDLTFPHHENEIAQSEAATGKPYVNTWMHAGAVRVDQEKMSKSLGNFFTIREVLAHHDPEVVRYLLVASHYRSPINYAPESLADARKSLERFYNALADVEAQEGEVDASFDRRFTAAMDDDFNTAEAMSVLFDLARELNRAKKEAPDQAPALAAELRRLGEVLGLLQQAPAAFLQGGMAELPLPEAEIEARIAARAEAKKARDFATADGIRDELAALGIVLKDSREGTSWVLEAPGD, from the coding sequence ATGCAGATCTACAACACGCTCACCCGGCGCAAGGAAACCTTCACGCCCATCGACCCGGGCAAGGTGCGCATGTACGTCTGCGGCATGACCGTCTACGACTACTGCCACCTGGGCCATGCCCGGGTGATGGTGGCCTTCGACGTCATCACCCGCTACCTGCGCGCGCGTGGCTATGACGTCACCTATGTGCGCAACATCACCGACATCGACGACAAGATCCTCAAGCGGGCCGACGAGAACGGCGAGACCATCGAGGCGCTCACCGACCGCATGATCGATGCCATGCACGAGGACGAGGGCCGGCTCGGGGTGCTGCGACCGGACAGCGAGCCTCGCGCCACCCGGCATCTCGACGAGATCGTCGGCATGATCCAGGCGCTGATCGACAAGGGCTACGCCTACGCCGCGGACAACGGCGACGTCTACTACCGGGTGCGCCGGTTCGAGGGCTACGGCAAGCTCAACAACCGCGATCCGGACGAGATGCGCGCCGGCGCCCGGGTCGACGTCGACGAGCACAAGGAGGACCCGCTGGACTTCGTGCTGTGGAAGGCGGCCAAGCCCGGCGAGGCCAACTGGCTCTCGCCCTGGGGGGCGGGACGCCCCGGCTGGCATATCGAGTGCTCGGCGATGTCCACCTGCTGCCTGGGCGAGACCTTCGACATCCACGGTGGCGGGCCGGACCTGACCTTTCCCCACCACGAGAACGAGATCGCCCAGAGCGAGGCCGCGACCGGCAAGCCCTACGTCAACACCTGGATGCACGCCGGCGCCGTGCGGGTGGACCAGGAGAAGATGTCCAAGTCGCTGGGCAACTTCTTCACCATCCGCGAGGTGCTGGCGCACCATGATCCGGAGGTGGTGCGCTACCTGCTGGTCGCGAGCCACTACCGCAGCCCGATCAACTACGCCCCCGAGTCGCTGGCCGACGCCCGCAAGTCCCTGGAGCGTTTCTACAATGCCCTGGCGGACGTGGAGGCGCAGGAGGGCGAGGTGGATGCCTCCTTCGATCGGCGCTTCACCGCCGCCATGGACGATGACTTCAACACCGCCGAGGCGATGTCGGTGCTCTTCGACCTGGCCCGGGAGCTCAACCGGGCGAAGAAGGAGGCACCGGACCAGGCACCGGCGCTGGCCGCCGAGCTCAGGCGCCTGGGCGAGGTGCTGGGCCTGTTGCAGCAGGCGCCGGCGGCCTTCCTCCAGGGCGGGATGGCCGAGCTGCCGCTGCCCGAGGCCGAGATCGAGGCGCGGATCGCCGCCCGGGCCGAGGCCAAGAAGGCTCGCGACTTCGCCACCGCCGACGGCATCCGCGACGAGCTGGCCGCGCTCGGCATCGTGCTCAAGGACAGCCGCGAGGGCACCTCCTGGGTGCTCGAGGCGCCGGGCGACTGA
- a CDS encoding glutamine--tRNA ligase/YqeY domain fusion protein, producing the protein MTSETTSAPNFIRNQIREEVEAGRQGKIITRFPPEPNGFLHIGHAKSICLNFGLAEQFGGDCHLRFDDTNPAKEEQAYIDAIKEDVNWLGFEWAGPVRFASDYFDQLYAWAQHLVREGKAYVDDLSPEEMREYRGTLTEAGRPSPYRERGVEENLDLLERMRVGEFAEGEKVLRARIDMAAPNINLRDPILYRIRHAHHHQTGDQWKIYPSYDFTHGQSDAIEGVTHSICTLEFEDHRPLYEWFLDNLPVPARPRQIEFARLNLNYTLTSKRKLKLLVDEGIVDGWDDPRMPTISGMRRRGYTPASIRKFCEMIGVTRADGGLVDIAMLTHALRSDLEDNAPRAMCVLKPLKVVLTNVAEDHEEVYEVAGHPAREDMAVRRVPFTREIYIDHDDFMEEPPKKFFRLAPGKEVRLRNSYVIRCDEVVKGADGEIEELRCSVDFDTLGKNPEGRKVKGVIHWVSAPHGVPVEVRLYDNLFQVEQPDKDKDADFLEHLNPESLVTVQGVAEPSLAGTAPESRFQFERVGYFCTDRHASSPDRLVFNRTVGLKDTWAKIKKKG; encoded by the coding sequence ATGACCAGCGAGACCACCAGCGCGCCGAACTTCATTCGCAACCAGATTCGCGAGGAGGTCGAGGCCGGACGGCAGGGGAAGATCATCACCCGCTTCCCGCCGGAGCCCAATGGCTTCCTGCACATCGGCCACGCCAAGTCGATCTGTCTGAATTTCGGGCTCGCCGAGCAGTTCGGTGGCGACTGTCATCTGCGCTTCGACGACACCAACCCGGCGAAGGAAGAGCAGGCCTATATCGACGCCATCAAGGAGGATGTCAACTGGCTGGGCTTCGAGTGGGCGGGGCCGGTGCGCTTCGCCTCCGACTACTTCGACCAGCTCTACGCCTGGGCCCAGCACCTGGTGCGCGAGGGCAAGGCCTATGTCGACGACCTCTCGCCCGAGGAGATGCGCGAGTATCGCGGCACCCTGACCGAGGCGGGCCGGCCGAGCCCGTATCGCGAGCGCGGCGTGGAGGAGAACCTCGACCTGCTGGAGCGCATGCGCGTCGGCGAGTTCGCCGAGGGCGAGAAGGTGCTGCGGGCCAGGATCGACATGGCCGCCCCCAACATCAACCTGCGCGATCCCATCCTCTACCGCATCCGCCACGCCCATCACCACCAGACCGGGGACCAGTGGAAGATCTATCCGTCCTACGATTTCACCCATGGCCAGTCGGATGCCATCGAGGGCGTGACCCACTCCATCTGCACCCTGGAGTTCGAGGATCACCGGCCGCTCTACGAGTGGTTCCTGGACAACCTGCCGGTGCCGGCCCGCCCGCGCCAGATCGAGTTCGCCCGGCTTAACCTCAACTACACCCTGACCTCCAAGCGCAAGCTCAAGCTGCTGGTGGACGAGGGCATCGTCGACGGCTGGGACGACCCGCGCATGCCGACCATCTCCGGGATGCGTCGCCGTGGCTACACCCCGGCCTCGATCCGCAAGTTCTGCGAGATGATCGGCGTCACCCGGGCCGACGGCGGCCTGGTGGACATCGCCATGCTGACCCATGCCCTGCGCTCCGACCTCGAGGACAATGCGCCGCGCGCCATGTGCGTGCTCAAGCCCCTCAAGGTGGTGCTGACCAACGTGGCCGAGGACCATGAGGAGGTCTACGAGGTGGCCGGGCATCCGGCCCGCGAGGACATGGCCGTACGCCGGGTGCCGTTCACCCGCGAGATCTACATCGATCACGACGACTTCATGGAAGAGCCGCCGAAGAAGTTCTTCCGCCTGGCGCCGGGCAAGGAGGTGCGCCTGCGCAATTCCTACGTGATCCGTTGCGACGAGGTGGTCAAGGGCGCGGACGGCGAGATCGAGGAGCTGCGCTGCTCGGTGGACTTCGACACCCTGGGCAAGAACCCCGAGGGCCGCAAGGTCAAGGGCGTGATCCACTGGGTCAGTGCCCCCCATGGCGTGCCCGTGGAGGTGCGGCTCTACGACAACCTCTTCCAGGTCGAGCAGCCGGACAAGGACAAGGATGCCGACTTCCTCGAGCACCTCAATCCCGAGTCGCTGGTCACCGTGCAGGGGGTCGCCGAGCCGAGCCTGGCCGGCACCGCGCCGGAGAGTCGCTTCCAGTTCGAGCGGGTGGGCTATTTCTGTACCGACCGCCATGCCTCCTCACCCGACAGGCTGGTGTTCAACCGCACCGTGGGGCTCAAGGACACCTGGGCGAAGATCAAGAAGAAGGGCTGA
- a CDS encoding peptidylprolyl isomerase, which produces MIILQTNFGDITIALNHDKAPKTAANFEQYVRDGFYDDTLFHRVIDGFMVQGGGFDADFNQKPTREPIENEADNGLANTTGTLAMARTQDPHSASAQFFINVADNDFLNHRGKNIQGWGYCVFGEVVDGMDVVERIKAVPTTRRGMHADVPADDVIIQRAYVKDDAEA; this is translated from the coding sequence ATGATCATCTTGCAGACCAACTTCGGCGATATCACCATCGCGCTCAACCACGACAAGGCGCCGAAGACGGCGGCCAACTTCGAGCAATACGTGCGCGACGGCTTCTATGACGACACCCTCTTCCACCGGGTGATCGACGGCTTCATGGTGCAGGGCGGCGGCTTCGACGCCGACTTCAACCAGAAGCCGACCCGCGAGCCCATCGAGAACGAGGCCGACAACGGCCTGGCCAACACCACCGGCACCCTGGCCATGGCCCGCACCCAGGACCCGCACTCCGCCAGCGCCCAGTTCTTCATCAACGTCGCCGACAACGACTTCCTCAACCATCGCGGCAAGAACATCCAGGGCTGGGGATACTGCGTGTTCGGCGAGGTGGTCGACGGCATGGACGTGGTCGAGCGCATCAAGGCCGTGCCGACGACCCGCCGCGGCATGCACGCCGACGTGCCCGCCGATGACGTCATCATCCAGCGTGCCTACGTGAAGGACGACGCCGAGGCCTAG
- a CDS encoding UDP-2,3-diacylglucosamine diphosphatase, translating into MSILLISDLHLHPGAPAITEGFLAWLDRRARGAEALYILGDFFEAWIGDDLLDLGEADPTGTAVLARRIADALKARADDGTAIYLMHGNRDFLLGERFAGEAGARLLPDPSVVTLGDERVLLMHGDSLCTRDEAYMAFRARARDPQWQAQILAMPIPERLALARQLRDQSGEANSNKAEDIMDVTPDEVLAALRQHGVTTLVHGHTHRPAVHPLELDGTPARRFVLGDWQPGQGWEIEIAPGQAPVLRDFPLEG; encoded by the coding sequence ATGTCTATCCTGCTGATTTCCGACCTGCACCTCCACCCCGGCGCCCCCGCCATCACCGAGGGGTTCCTGGCCTGGCTCGACCGCCGCGCCAGGGGCGCCGAGGCCCTGTACATCCTCGGCGACTTCTTCGAGGCCTGGATCGGCGACGACCTGCTGGACCTCGGCGAGGCCGACCCGACCGGCACTGCCGTCCTGGCACGGCGCATCGCCGACGCCCTGAAGGCCCGCGCCGACGACGGCACCGCCATCTATCTGATGCACGGCAATCGCGACTTCCTGCTCGGGGAGCGCTTCGCCGGGGAGGCCGGGGCACGCCTGCTGCCCGACCCCAGCGTCGTGACCCTCGGCGACGAGCGGGTGCTGCTGATGCACGGCGACAGCCTGTGCACCCGGGACGAGGCCTACATGGCCTTCCGGGCCCGCGCCCGGGACCCGCAATGGCAGGCGCAGATTCTCGCCATGCCGATCCCCGAGCGACTGGCGCTGGCACGGCAGTTGCGCGACCAGTCCGGCGAGGCCAACTCCAACAAGGCCGAGGACATCATGGACGTCACCCCGGACGAGGTGCTGGCCGCCCTGCGCCAGCACGGCGTGACCACCCTGGTCCATGGCCATACCCATCGCCCCGCCGTTCACCCGCTGGAACTCGACGGTACCCCGGCACGCCGCTTCGTGCTGGGCGACTGGCAGCCGGGCCAGGGCTGGGAGATCGAGATCGCCCCGGGCCAGGCGCCGGTACTGCGCGACTTCCCGCTGGAAGGCTGA
- a CDS encoding methylenetetrahydrofolate reductase: MKFDDEPVPGYSLPILPGHVSPGRLERVLRAGRFALTTEIDPPDSADPAEVLRRVAIFDGYVDAVNATDGSGANCHMSSVGVCSLLTRVGYATILQMSCRDRNRIAMQGEILGAAAMGACNLLCLTGDGVQAGDHPQAQPVFDLDSMSLLEVARRMRDEGRFESGRAITDPPRIFLGAAENPFVPPQTWRARRLAKKVAAGARFIQTQYCFDPPRLRDFMAEVADLGVLEGPDRAFVLVGMGPLASARSARWIREHVPGVHIPDAVIRRLEGARDQRAEGERLCCDILAEVREIEGVSGAHIMAYRQEHTVARIIDETGVLEGRVPWYPGRDNPAELNPEAPEADVDDVVASGTG, encoded by the coding sequence ATGAAGTTCGATGACGAGCCGGTTCCCGGCTATTCGCTGCCGATCCTGCCGGGCCATGTCTCGCCCGGACGCCTGGAGCGCGTGCTGCGCGCCGGGCGCTTCGCGCTGACCACCGAGATCGACCCGCCGGACTCCGCCGACCCGGCGGAGGTGTTGCGACGGGTGGCGATCTTCGACGGCTATGTGGATGCCGTCAACGCCACCGATGGCTCCGGGGCCAACTGTCACATGTCCAGCGTCGGGGTCTGCTCGCTGCTGACCCGGGTGGGCTACGCCACCATCCTCCAGATGTCCTGTCGCGACCGCAACCGCATCGCCATGCAGGGCGAGATCCTGGGGGCCGCGGCCATGGGCGCCTGCAACCTGCTGTGCCTGACCGGGGACGGCGTCCAGGCCGGGGACCATCCCCAGGCCCAGCCGGTCTTCGACCTGGATTCCATGTCGCTGCTGGAGGTCGCCCGACGCATGCGCGACGAGGGGCGCTTCGAGAGCGGGCGGGCGATCACCGACCCGCCACGGATCTTCCTCGGCGCGGCGGAGAACCCCTTCGTGCCCCCGCAGACCTGGCGGGCGCGCCGCCTGGCCAAGAAGGTGGCCGCCGGCGCCCGCTTCATCCAGACCCAGTACTGCTTCGATCCGCCGCGACTGCGCGATTTCATGGCCGAGGTCGCGGACCTGGGCGTGCTCGAGGGGCCCGACCGCGCCTTCGTGCTGGTGGGCATGGGGCCGCTGGCCTCCGCACGCAGCGCGCGCTGGATCCGTGAGCACGTCCCCGGGGTGCATATCCCCGATGCCGTGATCCGGCGCCTCGAGGGCGCCCGCGACCAGCGGGCGGAGGGCGAGCGGCTGTGCTGCGATATCCTCGCCGAGGTGCGCGAGATCGAGGGGGTGAGCGGCGCCCATATCATGGCCTACCGCCAGGAGCACACGGTGGCACGAATCATCGACGAGACCGGGGTGCTCGAGGGGCGCGTGCCCTGGTACCCGGGGCGGGACAACCCCGCCGAGCTCAACCCCGAGGCGCCGGAGGCGGACGTGGACGACGTGGTCGCCTCCGGTACAGGCTAG
- a CDS encoding methylenetetrahydrofolate reductase C-terminal domain-containing protein gives MYRVRRWVVRHARAFEILYDGFEPVLKALAPLVARLGHERLERPVAAFERAVKGFLFDCQMCGHCVLSATGMACPMNCPKRLRNGPCGGVRPDGGCEVKPEMRCVWVEAWEGSRRMRHGDRIQVVQLPVDAAEQGRSAWLKVMRGEHAREVSGIHEVR, from the coding sequence ATGTATCGCGTGCGTCGCTGGGTGGTCCGTCATGCCCGGGCCTTCGAGATCCTCTACGATGGCTTCGAGCCCGTCCTCAAGGCCCTCGCGCCGCTGGTGGCCCGGCTGGGCCACGAACGGCTGGAGCGCCCGGTCGCGGCGTTCGAGCGGGCCGTCAAGGGCTTCCTGTTCGACTGTCAGATGTGCGGGCACTGCGTGCTCAGTGCCACCGGCATGGCCTGCCCCATGAACTGCCCCAAGCGGCTGCGCAACGGCCCCTGCGGCGGGGTGCGCCCCGACGGGGGCTGCGAGGTGAAGCCCGAGATGCGCTGCGTCTGGGTCGAGGCCTGGGAGGGCAGCCGCCGCATGCGCCACGGCGATCGTATCCAGGTGGTGCAGCTGCCGGTGGATGCCGCCGAGCAGGGGCGCTCCGCCTGGCTCAAGGTGATGCGCGGCGAACACGCCAGGGAGGTGTCGGGGATCCATGAAGTTCGATGA
- the folD gene encoding bifunctional methylenetetrahydrofolate dehydrogenase/methenyltetrahydrofolate cyclohydrolase FolD — MAIWIDGKAQARALRETVADEVRRLGAHQGPVPGLAAVLVGDDPASQVYVRRKGEHAREVGMRSFEHCLPASTPQGELLSLIATLNRDPSVHGILVQLPLPAHIDPEAIIDAIDPAKDVDGFHPLNVGALAAGGEGLAPCTPLGCIRLLQSHLGELTGKHAVVLGRSRIVGRPLASLLLREDCTVTVAHSKTSNPAKVCRQGDILVAAVGQPGLVQGDWVKAGATVIDVGITRLGDGDSRRLVGDVDAACVSRVAGALTPVPGGVGPMTIACLLHNTLIAACRQHGLPDPHDRAPSERLHLTHPHE; from the coding sequence ATGGCGATATGGATCGATGGCAAGGCCCAGGCCAGGGCGCTGCGCGAGACGGTGGCCGACGAGGTGCGGCGACTCGGCGCTCACCAGGGCCCCGTCCCCGGCCTGGCGGCGGTCCTGGTGGGCGACGACCCCGCCAGCCAGGTGTACGTGCGGCGCAAGGGGGAGCATGCCCGGGAGGTCGGCATGCGCTCCTTCGAGCACTGCCTGCCCGCCTCGACGCCGCAGGGCGAGCTTCTCTCGCTGATCGCGACCCTCAATCGCGACCCGTCCGTGCATGGCATCCTGGTCCAGCTGCCGCTGCCGGCGCATATCGATCCCGAGGCGATCATCGACGCCATCGACCCGGCCAAGGACGTGGACGGCTTCCATCCCCTCAACGTGGGCGCCCTGGCCGCGGGCGGCGAGGGCCTGGCGCCCTGCACCCCGCTGGGCTGCATCCGGCTGCTCCAGTCGCACCTCGGCGAGCTCACCGGCAAGCATGCCGTGGTGCTGGGCCGCTCGCGAATCGTCGGCCGCCCCCTGGCGAGCCTGCTGCTGAGGGAGGACTGCACCGTCACCGTTGCCCACTCGAAGACCTCCAACCCCGCCAAGGTCTGCCGCCAGGGCGACATCCTGGTGGCGGCGGTGGGTCAGCCCGGGCTGGTGCAGGGTGACTGGGTCAAGGCCGGCGCCACGGTGATCGACGTCGGCATCACGCGCCTGGGCGATGGCGACAGCCGACGCCTGGTGGGCGACGTGGATGCCGCCTGCGTCTCCCGGGTCGCCGGCGCGCTCACCCCGGTCCCGGGCGGCGTCGGCCCCATGACCATCGCCTGCCTGCTGCACAACACCCTGATCGCCGCCTGTCGCCAGCACGGCCTACCCGATCCGCATGACCGGGCGCCATCCGAACGGCTGCATCTGACGCATCCTCACGAATGA
- a CDS encoding CobW family GTP-binding protein, which yields MPTPLTDIPVHVVTGFLGGGKSSLIRHWLAGKPAGERWAVLINEFGRVGIDQALLAGRDDVVVKALPGGCLCCQLAVVLKATLVELLRRERPDRLIIEPSGLGHPGGLLEMLRGEAFAEVLRLQEVIAVLDPRRLDDPRARHHETFRDQLALADGVALTMTDLASAAQVAAARRWIAELDGAVAWVEEAPHGRLPDAHRPASAGRHAAGMAYRPAAHRALLEAPVGAGDSERTPTPGVPVRETGRALGHVSLGWRWHAEEVFSRQALEACLAALPAGVRVKGVFHAADGWWSYNRVEGDEPAVRSDWRRDSRLELIGAPGTLPEAEALEAELAACLR from the coding sequence ATGCCCACTCCGCTTACCGACATTCCCGTCCACGTCGTCACCGGCTTCCTGGGCGGCGGCAAGAGTTCGCTGATTCGCCATTGGCTGGCCGGCAAGCCCGCGGGCGAGCGCTGGGCGGTGTTGATCAACGAGTTCGGCCGGGTGGGCATCGACCAGGCGCTACTCGCCGGTCGCGACGACGTGGTGGTCAAGGCGCTGCCGGGCGGCTGCCTGTGCTGCCAGTTGGCCGTGGTCCTGAAGGCGACGCTGGTCGAGCTGTTGCGCCGCGAGCGTCCGGACCGCCTGATCATCGAACCCTCGGGGCTCGGCCATCCCGGTGGGCTGCTGGAGATGCTGCGCGGCGAGGCCTTCGCCGAGGTGCTCAGGCTCCAGGAGGTCATCGCGGTGCTCGATCCCCGGCGTCTCGACGATCCCCGGGCCAGGCACCACGAGACCTTCCGCGACCAGCTGGCGCTCGCCGACGGCGTCGCCCTGACCATGACCGATCTTGCCAGCGCGGCCCAGGTCGCCGCCGCCCGGCGCTGGATCGCCGAGCTGGACGGGGCCGTGGCGTGGGTCGAGGAGGCGCCTCACGGCCGGCTGCCGGACGCCCATCGGCCGGCGTCGGCCGGCCGCCACGCCGCGGGCATGGCCTACCGCCCGGCGGCGCACCGGGCCCTGCTCGAGGCACCGGTGGGCGCAGGAGACAGCGAGCGCACACCGACGCCGGGCGTGCCGGTCAGGGAGACGGGAAGGGCGCTCGGCCACGTCAGCCTGGGCTGGCGCTGGCATGCCGAGGAGGTCTTCTCGCGTCAGGCGCTGGAGGCGTGCCTGGCGGCGCTGCCCGCCGGGGTGCGGGTCAAGGGCGTCTTCCATGCCGCCGATGGCTGGTGGAGCTACAACCGGGTCGAGGGCGACGAGCCCGCCGTGCGCAGCGACTGGCGACGTGACTCCCGTCTCGAGCTCATCGGCGCGCCCGGGACCCTGCCGGAGGCCGAGGCCCTGGAGGCCGAGCTGGCTGCCTGCCTCCGATAG
- a CDS encoding SurA N-terminal domain-containing protein: MLQSIRDRSTSWGAKIIIGAVVVTMALFGVESLVGLLGSDGETIAEVNGEPITRQQLELEVQRAIRSGQVPPEQERQLRAQMLDTLVTDRLLTQYAEAGGLHLSETQLDQLIVGLPEFQDAEGRFDRELFRNRLASAGFTPLSFRQQLRVDMKRRQLQQGLAMSEFSLDSEQARLAALQRQTRTFRHHALVPSDLESAPAVSEGELRDYYEAHADDYQRPEQVRLAYVVLDRQAMAEDLEVDEAALREAWQADAADADRRVAHIMVTFGDQRTRDEAVARLEEVQSRLADGEAFADLAAEFSDDASTSDAGGDLGVISRGFFGEAFEEAAFALSEGQVSDIVETDNGLHLVKVTELDRPSFEQARDRLARQVAMERVGDAFNERAQRLIDQSFAAEDLASVAESLDLELHESDWISRDGAQGVLAEPGVMRQAFSPDVLEEGFNSEVIELDEERRMVLRVLEHREATTLPLEEVRAQVAEAVEARKARQALEARAEEMLAALRDGESLDLDWQREDALSRQAGSDLAEPVIESVFRLPHPGDGETVYGHAVDGQRVVLIALEQVTEGEPNAQIESFVARMAEQLRSQAAITGLLDHLRDQAEISRP; this comes from the coding sequence ATGCTGCAAAGTATTCGTGACCGCTCCACCAGTTGGGGTGCCAAGATCATCATCGGCGCCGTGGTCGTGACCATGGCGCTGTTCGGCGTGGAGTCGCTGGTCGGCCTGCTGGGCAGCGATGGCGAGACGATCGCCGAGGTAAACGGCGAGCCGATCACCCGCCAGCAGCTGGAGCTCGAGGTCCAGCGGGCCATCCGCAGCGGCCAGGTGCCGCCGGAGCAGGAGCGCCAGCTGCGCGCCCAGATGCTCGATACCCTGGTCACCGACCGGCTGCTCACCCAGTACGCCGAAGCGGGGGGGCTGCACCTGTCCGAGACACAGCTCGATCAGCTCATCGTCGGCCTGCCGGAGTTCCAGGACGCGGAGGGGCGCTTCGACCGCGAGCTGTTCCGCAACCGGCTGGCCAGCGCCGGCTTCACGCCGCTGTCGTTTCGCCAGCAGTTGAGGGTCGACATGAAGCGTCGCCAGCTGCAGCAGGGCCTGGCCATGAGCGAGTTCAGCCTGGACAGCGAGCAGGCGCGCCTGGCGGCGTTGCAGCGCCAGACCCGCACCTTCCGCCACCATGCCCTGGTGCCGTCCGACCTCGAGTCGGCCCCGGCGGTCAGCGAGGGCGAGCTGCGCGACTACTACGAAGCGCATGCCGACGACTACCAGCGTCCCGAGCAGGTGCGCCTGGCCTATGTGGTGCTGGACCGCCAGGCCATGGCCGAGGACCTGGAGGTCGACGAGGCGGCCCTGCGCGAGGCCTGGCAGGCCGACGCCGCCGACGCCGATCGCCGCGTCGCGCATATCATGGTGACCTTCGGCGACCAGCGGACCCGCGACGAGGCCGTCGCGCGCCTGGAGGAGGTCCAGTCACGGCTGGCCGACGGCGAGGCCTTCGCCGACCTGGCCGCCGAATTCTCCGACGACGCCTCCACCAGCGATGCCGGCGGCGACCTGGGCGTGATCAGCCGCGGCTTCTTCGGCGAGGCCTTCGAGGAGGCGGCCTTCGCCCTGTCCGAGGGGCAGGTATCGGATATCGTCGAGACCGACAACGGCCTGCACCTGGTCAAGGTCACCGAGCTGGATCGCCCGTCCTTCGAGCAGGCTCGGGATCGCTTGGCCCGCCAGGTCGCCATGGAGCGCGTCGGCGATGCCTTCAACGAGCGGGCCCAGCGCCTGATCGACCAGAGCTTCGCCGCCGAGGACCTGGCGAGCGTGGCCGAGAGCCTCGACCTCGAGCTGCACGAGAGCGACTGGATCAGCCGCGACGGGGCCCAGGGCGTGCTGGCCGAGCCCGGCGTCATGCGTCAGGCGTTCTCGCCGGACGTGCTGGAGGAGGGCTTCAACAGCGAGGTGATCGAGCTCGACGAGGAGCGGCGCATGGTGCTGCGCGTCCTCGAGCATCGAGAGGCCACCACCCTGCCGCTGGAGGAGGTGCGCGCGCAGGTCGCCGAGGCCGTCGAGGCACGCAAGGCCCGCCAGGCCCTCGAGGCCAGGGCCGAGGAGATGCTCGCCGCCTTGCGCGACGGCGAGTCGCTGGACCTCGACTGGCAACGTGAGGACGCGCTGAGCCGCCAGGCCGGCAGCGACCTGGCGGAGCCGGTGATCGAGAGCGTCTTCCGCCTGCCGCATCCGGGCGACGGCGAAACCGTCTATGGCCACGCCGTGGATGGCCAGCGCGTGGTGCTGATCGCCCTGGAGCAGGTGACCGAGGGCGAGCCCAACGCGCAGATCGAGTCCTTCGTGGCGCGCATGGCCGAGCAGCTGCGCTCCCAGGCGGCCATCACCGGCCTGCTCGACCACCTGCGCGACCAGGCCGAGATCAGCCGGCCCTGA